A region of the Anolis carolinensis isolate JA03-04 chromosome 1, rAnoCar3.1.pri, whole genome shotgun sequence genome:
actctactgtaataaaaatgtCCTTTTTCTTTCCTGCTCTTGATAATGTAATGTCATGTTCTCAATCTGTGTTAAATCATGGACAACTAGACtgcttaagatttttttttcttttcaatattAAGGTGCATTATTCACTGAACAAAGCAAGGCACTCAGTTTAATGCACTTACTAACTTATTCAGAGTTTATTTGTAACACAGTACTTCTTTTTGATTATCAGGGCACCAGAATGAGATTTGTGATCTATGTCCAAAGCACCTTCTACATCTCATGTCAAATACAACCTCAGCTTTCACCCTCAAATATGGAGGTGGACAGCCTTTGGTGTTCAGCTGGATTTCAAAGCCTTTGCTGGAGAGTAACATATTGCTTTCTCAGCCATAccaagaaagagggagaaaaagaatgtGGGAAGCACACAAGACAGAGGTTTCCAtactttaagccagtggttctcaacctgtgagtccccaggtgttttggcctacaactcccagaaatcccagccagtttaccagctgttaggatttctgggagatgaaggccaaaacatctggggatccacaggttgagaaccactgctttaagccaAGGTTggacagctgtgtgggagtggtTATGGAAACAGGCTATGTCACAAGGAATATGATGATTGTAAGACATCTAGTATGATATTCCAATGACTTATGGCTACCACACAGAGACATATGCATCCAGAGAACCTCTTTCATTATTATGGACAGATAAAGTGGGAAAAGTAACCTGGGTATCTTTATTCTGAGTATGATCCACTCCAATTTATCCATGAAATGTTCCATGGTCCCAAATTGCATTAtaagaaaaatatttgaaaactatAATTGatccaagaagaagaaaaatatggatCTGATTCTTACATAGCTATGTTTTATATCCAGATACAGTACTCTTCAGTGGAAGACACCTATATGAGGATGTGAGAGATATGCTCAACATTTCTATCTTCTACATTGGCTTTGGCATGCTACTTTCAGATACTTAAGAGGATGGGAGGAGAAAAGGTTAAATTCTATTGAGCTGCACTCTCAATACAGGGAACAATATACTCAATGTGATTATATAGCGAGGATCATCTACTATAACATTCCttaagaatatttattatttatacacaAATAATCTGGACAGTTTAAAAATATCCTTAGTAATAACGAATAAGATTGTGATAATTTCTAAAATGATATTTAAAACATAGCATAGTAGGGAAAATTACTTATATGTaactattgtatttttattaatgaTTTTGTGCATGTTTGGGGAACATGCATCAcaacatcaaaataataataacgaaaTACTTTACCAAACTGTTTTCAGACCTAAAAATTGGAAATAGCTAAATTTAATTTGAAATCTCCCACTTCTACAAAGAGCATCCTGATGGTACAGGATGAAATTAAGTATGTTTATACCTTGAACATGAGCACAGTTGTTTGCTAAGCATGCACACATTTGGAATAAGACAGGAAACTTTTGGCACTGACTTGGCAGCTTCTTATCTGTGTGGGGTGCAGCTCCTGTCAATAAGACCATCTTGTGACTTGATGAAGTGCCTATCTTTGTATTTTAGCTGTTACAATTTCTCTTTGAACTTACAATGTCATTTAGAGCTGAGCCTACTATCGAAGGTTTTCCCCTAGCTTTCTAGCTGCCATTGTCACAGCAACACAGAGGCTGAGAGTCTATTTCTTATCAAAGAAAAGGAGAACAGACTCACTCCAAAATGACTGAAATAACTTTAGCAGCAAAGTAGTACAAATAACATTTGGAATAAAGAAAACTAATGTTGTCAAGGTTTACCAGCTCTCTGACAAAACACAAGCCATTACATAGTATTGTACACAAACTATGCACACACGCTAAAAGAAAGAACATTCACATAATGCCTAATAGTATTTCTCTAGATAACATCTGGAAAGAGATGATTTAGTGGTCCCTTGACCAGATCCCTGATAATCTTGGCAGAACCTCCTTCACTGATAAAACTCTAGTGTCAGGTGGGAGGATTCTGAGGTCTTGATTAACTAGGGATAATATTTAATCTTTTTATCATATATGACCAGTTAACTAGGCCAATTAATCATCTAAACTTCACAGTCTTATGAATTACTACTCAACCTCATCCAACTATCCAGCCAATCTGCTGAAATTTTGTTGGAGAAGATAAAAATGGATATTGCACTAACATTTGTGATTTCTGCAACTCCTTGAGTACTGTATACAAATACAGGCACATAAATGTCCACCCCATGCCAGCATGAATATGAATACCAGTGCTTTAAGAGACTGGGACAGGGAAGGAGGCAGGGAAGAGCAGGTGCTTGATCCTTGAGGACAGAAGGATTCAAAAATTACAGCAATGATTTGTGATCAAACCTCTAGCACTATACTTTCAAGATCACTAAATGGCTAGATTCTAGGGACTAGGGTTTTACTATGGTTTTGACTCCCATTCCCAGGAACAATATGAGCTCTGAAGACCAAAATAATTTACCTCAAGGGCAATTTCCATCTTACTCACTGCTGTTTTTCATCTCACAAACTGCTAATCAAATAATGCATTTAGGAGAGGTCATGATCAGTGTGTTTGTACATAAAATATCTATTTGAAACAGTAGAGTCCTGGAAGCAATGTAATTATAACAAAAAGAGATAGGACTTGAGACTATTGTTATTAAACATTAGTTCAAGTGAACCAATTCAGTAAAGCACGTATTTCAAAACAAATGGAATAAAAAACCCAATTTGGggcatttaaaaatgtttagGTATTTTTATCAGACTCTTCAGAACTTTCTTCACTTTCAGTCCCACTGTTATCTGTATTGCTGTTATCTTCACTGTCATCACTGCTTTCTTCATCGGTTTCTTCACCAGTTTCTTCACCATCTTCTTCAGCAGCTTGTTCACTTTCTAAGACACATATTCAAAAGAAACAAACAGAACAGTGGAAGATGTCCTGgatacacaaacaaacaaaagctttACAATAACATAAATATAACATTAAACACCAGTTATATGATAATGTGTGAGTGTGCTTTATAATAGCGTGAATCAATATAATTTGCATCTAATGGTGTAGTCCTACACACactttgaaactgaatccagtgAGACTTACTTTGTAGAAAACATATGTAGGACTGAGCTTCAAGTGTAGTTTACAGTTCTGATACCTTTTAAAGTGCACTGTGTGAAAGAGTAAGGATAGCTCTATATAGATAAGGAGCAAATTTAACATGTgctgggttgttatgtgttttctgggctgtatggccatgttccagaagtattctctcctgacatttggcccacatctatggcaggcatcctcagaggttgtgaggtataggtgagttatatacctcacaacctctgaggatgtctgccatagatgttggcaaaacgtcaagagagaatacttctggaacatggccatacagcccagaaaacaaacaacaaccctgtgattctggccatgaaagccttcagcaacacgtTAACATGTGCTGTAAGCATTATTAAAATCTTTTCCAGAAATGTGATTGTTTGATCCTTCATTAGCTTTAGAACACTGAACATGACTCTTGAGTTCTTGATGTCTGTCTTTAGATGCCATGCAAATACAAGAGGACCTCAAGCTCTTTGCAGTTAAGAGGTTACAAATGTTTGTAGAAATGTTTGCAGTAATTGCAGTTTTCACACTTACCCAACAGCAATTTTTGCTCAATAAGTGGAAGAAACTGCTTGGCCTCAGGGTTTTCTGGTTCATATATTAGAACTGGAATTTGACAAGAAAGGAAAGGGCAATATTAATGTCTATACAATGTAATAGAAAAATGGATAATCTGCAAAAATCCAGTTCTAGTTCACAGAAGTGTACATTTCCGCCCTGTAAGTGATTCCTTGTTTGTATCAGTATCCCAAGCTTAAAAAGCAACAACGAATGAAAGATGTGTAAAATTCATATGGACAAAGTTAAATTTTTATGAGAGGTTTAAAAGGCAAAATGTCCATTACTATTAATTGTATAGCAGAGCTGTCTCAGTATTTCAGTATTTTTTCCAACCCACCTTTTAAAAAAGTCCACAATAATGTTTGGAGATAAATATGTAAACTTACTCCAGCACTATGACAAAAATATTCTTTTTATAGAACAAACACGTTTTTTCCTTTTACAGCAACTCAGTTTCCTTAGGAGTAAAACTAATGTGTTTGAAATCCCTTGCAAGTTGTTTAAAACCTGGAGCAAGTGCGTTTCCCATAACTGTACAGTTCAAGTTTTTGAATATTAGCACTGGGGTACTGTTCACCAGGATTGTGATTATATAATGTGCAATGAGGAATGCATTCTCTTCTCACTCTCCATGCCCAGTTAATGCTACAATGAAAATCTGCCTTCCCCAACTACTGTTGCCCCCGAGAAATAGCTGACTTTGGGGTCAATGGAAGTGCCCCGTTAAGGGCAAACAGCAGCTTGGATGGTGGCAAACTTTTCCAGCAGTATAGTAAAAAGGGGAGaggtataaaaaaaaaacccttctccaTGTGCCATAACTGCAATCCAAATCAGAATCCCAGCACTGCTGTTTAAGTTGAAATAcagctggccctccatatccacaaattctgcatccatagattcaaccatatTGAAAATACtcaaggggcaccattttactacaaaATTGTAAATAATGGGACCCAAGACTTGTGTATCCATGAGAAGATCCTGAAACCAAATCTCAATAGATACTGTAATATAGACACAGCAAATGCACTAACATATTTAAATGTAATTATTGTCTAATTTTATTGCTGCTGTATGCCTTCAGATCATTTTCAACACATGGCaatcctaagatgaacctattacAGGTTTTTCCTGGAAGGATTTGTTCTgtgggggttgcctttgccttcttttgagcTTGAGAGAGCACgacttgcccaaggacacccTGTGAGCTTCCACTGCTGAGCTTGGATTCGAATCCGGATTTCTAGCAGTGATGTCTTGCTCAATTTCACAATGTATTTATTGTCCAATTTAGTATATTGCCACTTACATAGGCAGTGGCTGAAATTAGGAAAATCAATGGAACAGATTTTTACTCTCCCATTTTCCCCACTATTCCTTCACTATGATAATGCTCAAACAATTGTGGAGCACTTGATTCATATTTACAGTATCATCACAGCATTAAGGAAAAGAGGAGAGAAGCTGTTCCTGTTGCTCTACAGAAATGTATTTATACACAAAGCCGTACAAGAATACCCTGAAGACTGTCAATATAGATCACTTTGCTTACTTTAGTATCTACGCTCAGTGAGAGTAATTACGGTGCTGGAACTTTGACAATTAAAATGGTATACAAGCAACATATGTTTTGGAATGCTTCTGTCAAGTTCTTTTCTCTATATGAAGCCATTCAATAAAGAACACAGAAAATTTGCAGTCGCTGAGCAGTGACGCAAATCTGCTGTCATGATAAAAATGATGGGCTCTGTGACACTTTAAAGATTAATACATTAATTACAGTGCAAATTCTAATAAGTAAACTGAAACTAGGTGAATAAATTAATGTCCTAAGTGAAAAGTGACACTTaagaaaaaatagaggaaaaagaCATCACATAAATTATATACTTACTCATCTGACACAGTTTTTTTGCAAGAAGGTATTTCCGTCCCATTATTGCTTTCAGAAACtataaaggatattttaaaatatacagattaGTATACATAACTTCTCTCCTAGTCTACAAAATGAACTATAAGGACTTTAAACCAAAGATCTTCAAGGCATGTACTGAACATCTTGTAGAGAAGTCTGAAAGAACAGGACTCAACGCACTGAAAAAATGAAGTATAACTCTTTGAATTATATTTGAAGTCTTCCTCCTTACCCTCAACATTATTTCGTATAGATTTTCCATTTTCGGTGAAATTTTCACCAGAGAAATTCCCAATGTCTTGTGGACTCATTGTCTAAATGTTAAACTAGGTATGCAGAGTTCAGCTTTAAGTTCAACAATGTCTGCATGGTAACTCTCTCAAATGGGTATACATAATACATCACTGTTTGTTGTATGGATCCTCCAaactattatttctttattaggaAAAGCAATTCTATCTACTATCTAATAGTTATTTTTAACTGGCTTAATAATTTATTTCAGTCTAGCTTATTTATAGAAACTACTCTGGGTATTAAATCACTTAAAGgcagaaaaatatttaaataaaacaatattatgcctaatgtgttgtcaaaggctttcatggccgggatcacagggttgctgtatgtctttcaggctgtgtggccatgttccagaagtattctctcctgatgtttcgcccatatctatggcagggatcctcagaggttgtgaggtatggatacctcacaacctctgaggatgcctgccatagatgtgggcgaaacgtcaggagagaatacttctggaacatggccacacagcctgaaagacatacaacaacccaatattatGCTTGTGGACTAAGCAGTGTAATTATATGCAAGAACACTCCTAATATTTTGTGATATCTGTTCTCAATAccgtaaagtctcacttatccaacataaacaggccagcagaacgttggataagtgaaaatgttggataataaggagggattaaggaaaagcttattaaacgtcaaattaataataataataataaaactttatttataccctgccaccatctccccaatggggacttggggtggcttacatggggccatgcccagaacaatacaatataaacagcatataaaagaacaacacatcacaacacagtgaacaatacaataaataataatatccattacaatgcaaaatcaaggaaacaataaaaacaagggcgggccacatgaacattaagttaaaactcggggtgagaaagacataagaataaaaccacaaaaaACCGGGTCATAAGAAAGTggtgcagtctagaggataaatattagaatcatattacattatgattttacaaattaagcaccaaaacatcatgttttacatcaaatcgtcaaaaaaagcagttcaatacatcgtaacgttatgtagtaattactgtatttacggatttagcaccaaaacatcacaatgtattgaaaacattgactataaaaacattggctactaacaaattgactacagataaagatagaattgcataaaataaatttGCAGTAATAAcactgtcggaaattaaatctattaaaagttcagtccttgctgcctaaagaaatagctgtggatccgggcaggaggcagactgtgttggataattcagaacattggataagtggaggttggataagcgagactctattgtatacgaATGATTTTGAATGGAACTTGTACCTCTGCCATTAATTGCAGTGGTGCAACTCTCTTTTTCACTTTATTGTCACTTTGTCCATTGCTGTCATCATCATCTGAACTATCTGGCGGCTTCTCATCAGCAGTTTGTTTATCCACGTTGTCCTTTTGAATTTCTGCTGTGACCTCATTGTTACTAATCGTTTCCACATTATTagaatttttcatttcttcatctacagaaaatgaacacattaTATATGAAGAGAGCAAACAGGAAGTGACAGCAAGCAAATGGAGCTGCAGAGAGTACTGTACTAATTCTCTACATTAGTATTAACAAATGTGAATGTAAGCAAACTCACTTTGTGATTGACTGCATTATATATTCTAAAGTGATTTATATTTAGCTGCTTCCTGGGGAAATTATATTTAAACACAGATAAGATGAACaataaaaagtatttcaataaccCGAAGATTTAGCTCAAATCTAGCTCTTAAATTCACAATTCTACTTAGTGCACCAGCTGTTTTCCAGATAAAGAAAGCCAAAATGATAAAGGGATTGCAGTATTTCTTCTATAAGGAAATTGTCATGTCCTTTGGACAATTTAAGCCCACTACTTCTAAACAGGTTAGTCTTACTTAGAAAAGTATAACTAAGTTAGGATATGATATTCACAAAATCACTTATGACGTGGAAAGAGTAGATAATAATaccctttccccctctctcttacTACCAGAATAGAGTCGCCCAAGGGGACTTCTGGTGAGTGGATATGGCAGTGAGACAAACTTGCTGAGGGCTCTTAACAAGCCAGCTCCTACCAAAAGATCAGGTAGAGATTTTGGCTCCCTCCTCTCAGCGGATTGAAGCTGAGAAGACAGCAAAGCCCCGGGGATGTCTGCTGACGGTCCAAGAAGGGTCTTTCCCTCAAAGCGAGGCTCTGAATGGACCCGGTAAAGATGCCCCACTGGGCAAGGCAGATCAAGGTGAAGCGAACCAAGTCAAACCTGGAAAATTGCTGACCCACACATTTTAAGCCAGAAGCGAAAGAGAAAAGACAAAGAAGAGTAAGAACAAGGTCTTCTGATTGGGGAAAGAGGAGTGTTCTCCCAAGATAAAAAGAGAGACACATGATCAGTGGAATGTAACTGGGAAACATATGTAATaaattgaaaaataattttaaagtaaCTTAATGAGAGACCAGAGGACAAAAAATAGTTGATGAATAGttgaataaaatataaatatacaaactttAATCAAAGGAGGTTGTGGAAAGATTGTAGAAGAGACTGAACTTAAGCTCAGATTGTTATGTTTACAGGGAAGATTCCTCTAAACAAAGGAACTCCATAgatgaaacaaaaaagaaaactagAAACGATGAATGAAACACAGACTGACACACATTAAAAAGACAAGACaacatttctcaatgtgataaggtggttagaAAGACAAGAGAACTACAAACAAATAAAGGAAAAGTAAATGTGAGGTATAAAAAGTATAgaaggaaaacaaaaggaaaataaggAGAGGAACATCAGTGAGAGAGAGACAGCGAAAATAAAAATATCCAAACAACGTTAGACAAGCGGATGAGTAGAAAAATCAGCAGAAGGGGATATTAGAAGTGAAGAAACAGTGATCCACACAACTAAACGAAATAAACGGAAAGGACTGTGGAGAAAGATGAAGAAAGAAGACATGAGTGGAAGAGATTATCACAGAACGACCAGGAAGAAATTAAACAAAGACACATTTACTATACCTAAATGGAAAGCAGACAAAAAACTAAAGGCTTTAAAAGGATTACCAAGAACAGCCTCCCTAACAGAGGACCTAATTTAAAAGATATTATGAGGGAACTATAGAAAATGCAGGAAAAGACACACATCAAAACAAGCGCAGATGATtgatttaaagaaataaataaaggaagaattGGGAGCAATGAAACAAGACATCAACGCcatacaacaggaagtgagagaactaAAACAAGATAAACAAGAACTTAAGAAATCATATGATAAACTTCAAGCAAAAATAGACAGTTTGGAAGCAAAAACACTAAATTAGAGCAGAAACAAAAGAATATGGAACTAAAAGACATGGAATTTCAATTGAGACATTGAAACATACAAGAGGAAGCGAAAGAAAACATTAGACATAATAGTAGAGACAACAGCAAGAATCCTACAATGCTCAAAAGAGATAAAACAGAGCAAAAAATGACAAGAGTATTCAGAATTTTGAATTCTGGAATTAtggaaaaagaaataaagttGCAAGCGATGTGGTTGACACTTTACTAGAAATACAACAAGAGATGAGATCCTAAAAATAAATACTTCAAAAGCAGCATACAACAAGGATAAGAAAATTGCAATTTTGAAAGAATACCCTAGTTCATCATTAATAAGAAGGAAATAGATGTTCCTTACGGAAGAATTAAAAAGACACCAGATCAGATTCCAATGGGAAAGAGTGGAGGGTATAATGGTTACTTATAAAGACCAGAAATATCAGCTCATATCAGAAGAAAAGACCAAAGACAAAATTTAAAACAGACGGAAACAAACACATCACCAGAACAGGTAGGGACCAAAAAAAGAGACAACATACAGAGTCCCCCGAAAAAGACATGAATATAGGAACATCAAAAATAAATCTGGGCAAAGGAGCGAACACGACCAATCTGGATGatgtggaagaaaaagaagaagaagactaaTGGAAATAGAGAAATTAACTGTTACTCTAACAATGTAAACGGTTTAAACTCACCAAATgaatgcaacattttaaaaattgaataaagTAAGGAAAGTATGACATAATGGCATTAAAGGAAACACACATTATGCAAAAACACATCAcacattttatatggcaatgtagaaggggcctttggaaagtcacacactctcagttccAGAAAAATGCCGGGATGGGTTTTCCTGAGGGTTTCCAAAAGGCTCCTATTTTAGTTAAATGTGCTAAACAAGTATGTTAGCTGTACAATTATCCTGAACTACTCCAGTTCAACGTGGATTATTAGGAGGATGTGCTGTTTGC
Encoded here:
- the erich2 gene encoding glutamate-rich protein 2 isoform X4; this translates as MKEQRIRRLRVFGPKEEVIIEPVQTKQCMGCGNESSSRSYTPSKQILLCAAKSLDKENALTRISKNMNMNVGLQECIEEETEIHNDQHLKPDLEGLNHETKIIEAKTESEGNDEEMKNSNNVETISNNEVTAEIQKDNVDKQTADEKPPDSSDDDDSNGQSDNKVKKRVAPLQLMAEFLKAIMGRKYLLAKKLCQMILIYEPENPEAKQFLPLIEQKLLLESEQAAEEDGEETGEETDEESSDDSEDNSNTDNSGTESEESSEESDKNT
- the erich2 gene encoding glutamate-rich protein 2 isoform X3, which produces MRFFFLFKRWICPRNTVVFIKEQRIRRLRVFGPKEEVIIEPVQTKQCMGCGNESSSRSYTPSKQILLCAAKSLDKENALTRISKNMNMNVGLQECIEEETEIHNDQHLKPDLEGLNHETKIIEAKTESEGNDEEMKNSNNVETISNNEVTAEIQKDNVDKQTADEKPPDSSDDDDSNGQSDNKVKKRVAPLQLMAEFLKAIMGRKYLLAKKLCQMILIYEPENPEAKQFLPLIEQKLLLESEQAAEEDGEETGEETDEESSDDSEDNSNTDNSGTESEESSEESDKNT